A region of Lycium barbarum isolate Lr01 chromosome 1, ASM1917538v2, whole genome shotgun sequence DNA encodes the following proteins:
- the LOC132612184 gene encoding uncharacterized protein LOC132612184, with protein sequence MNGAIEAANKNIKRILRKMIDNHKDWHEQLPYYLLGYCTTTRTSTGATPYLLVYGTEAVIPAEVEIPSLRIIQEAELDNVEWVRARYEQLALIDEKRMVVERDSPKKIETTAGIRLSKNISSHKGGNVMNTAKGKYLSMRAIKTRTP encoded by the exons ATGAACGGAGCcatagaagcagccaacaaaaatatcaaaaggatattgaggaaaatgaTTGATAATCATAAAGattggcacgagcagttgccttatTATTTACTGGGATACTGTACTACGACCAGAACTTCAACAGGAGCAACCCCCTACTTGCTAGTCTATGGAACTGAAGCAGTCATACCTGCTGAAGTTGAGATACCTTCTCTGAGAATCATTCAAGAAGCAGAATTAGACAATGTTGAATGGGTCCGAGCTCGATATGAGCAATTGGCTTTAATTGATGAGAAAAGGATGGTTGTT GAAAGAGATTCGCCAAAGAAGATTGAAACCACTGCCGGGATCAGGCTTTCAAAAAATATATCCAGCCACAAGGGCGGTAACGTTATGAATACTGCCAAGGGAAAATATCTATCCATGAGGGCTATAAAGACCAGAACACCATAA